The nucleotide sequence GAGTTGTTGAGTGTATCCATATACTTTTCTTATAAATCACCTTATTTATATCATACATTTGACTGCTGAAAAGACCATGTTAGTAActcacaactatgaaaatgggtgCTTTATTTAATGATAAACTACATGAAAATGTTTTGGATTATGTAATGGACAGTCACAAAAACATTCAAAAGACAAAATTCTGACTACAAACATCTGAGATGTGCTTGTTCTTTTTCCTTCTATAAGTTGATCAATTGCTCACAAAGTAGAATAATACATTTCAGTTTAGTAAACTATCTGAgcttaaaattaataataaatataaagccCCTTATTTTAAATTGATGACAAAAATTGTGGTAAGAGAAAAGATAACAAGATTTAAAATTTCTTGCCTGACAGATGTGTTAAAAAGATTGATTCAGTTGTGTTAAAAGTACTACAATGTAAGTTATAAAATCGTTTTTAATACAGAATTGTAAAAACATTGTGAAACTGAATTTCTGTAATATATTAACTTTCTCTTcagaaatttaaattttagttttaaaattcattgaatttaaattttttattccagtATGTTTCTTCGAAAgatttactttattttatattaaatttacatttttcttttagtataTTTCTTCTGAAgatttatttgatttttatcttAAATTTAGTACAAGAAACCTGGAGTTAGCGTGAGAGTTTGAAGTTAAAAGATTAGAATAGTTTAATTTTTGTCATTTCTAAATTTAATTGTTTTAAATAGTGGAGAGGGGATTTGGATTCAAAGTAAGAGCATTTGAGATTTTTTACAGAATTGATGAAATTCGACATGTGGGCTGACACATTAATTTTTACATTGTTTGTATAATACCTTCAGAGATTTGCTGATTAGCTATGAACAAACAACTAGATGGAATGTAATCATCATGAGAAAAATGGGATGCAGAAGTTGATTTGTCAGTGGTGAGTGTTGGAGAAAATAGAGTGTCAGAGGAGCATTGGAAGATATGGAATATTGAAATAGTATACGGTCGTATTTGTGGTGAATGAAGGGGGCAATAGAAGAAAGTCTGTTGATCAAGATATGGCGGCAGTGGAAACGAACAATGGTATGTACAAGGATGCATGAAAGCAACGTGGGAGAGAACTTTGGCGTACGTGGTAGGAGAGTTTAGGTGATATATTGAGTGTGGTCACACACAGAGATGCACCTTTTTTTAAGACAATGATAACAAAGCAAATAATATCTTTAGCTATAGCAGTTGGCTCTAGGGAATTGTCAGACTGAAATGGTATATCAGTGGTGTGGATGAGTATGACCAGGTCAGAATTTTTGGAAGAGGAATTTCCCTTACATTTATACACTGTCAGGCCAAATTATTATGACAATCTGCTTAGCAGCACATTGTTCCACACTTGGAATGCAGTGCAACTGCACTTCTAGGCAGCATAGATTCTTTACATCCTTGGTACATTTCCCCTAAGTAGCAGATGTCTATGCACAACTCACATAGTTGCCATAAGCAGGCAATTTGTGAGAACGGAGCTGGTGCCCAGTTTTGTCCCACATATGTTCCATCATGTTCAGATCAGATGAACTTCGGTTACAATATATCAGTATGATTTCTCTATCACGGTCTTTAGACCACTGTAACACGACTCTGctcttgtgacacagacagttaacTTGCTAGATGATGCCATCACCTTTGAGGATGATGTCAAGCATAATATGTGCAGGTGCTCCACAGTGacattcacatagtccacagctgacaTGATGCCAATCAACTACCACCACAAGTCCCATAGGAGCCCATGTGACTATTTCTGATAGCGTCGTCATAGACCAGCAGCCATGGCGGAATGCAAGTTTCAAACAGCGATTCGCCTGGATGACCACATATCAAGACACcaatcatccgaccaggcgacaaatTTTCGTTGAATtttgatggtcccatgcccactgggATCGTGACTGACGACGTCGTTAGATCAAGCATGTGAAGACGTAATGGTCGTTTGCTGAGAAGCTGTATGTTAATAATGGGCCCTTGGTGTACCCAAAGACAGTTGTGCTTGTCAAACATTGTTCAATGTTACGCTTGAACACCCaactagcttcgccgtttccaaGATGCTCGCTCCCATGAACTGGATTATAACAATCTGCTGTTTGCCACAGTCTCATtgaattttcccatttgcagccccttATCGTCggcagaatgattccccattcatctctgcttcGCTTGCATACTTTCCTGTCCATATCATGAGTCCAAAACACCACCATGCTACATTCAGTCTGACCATGTGCAGTGGTCGTAGTGTTTCACCCGATCTTTGTATGTCTGGTGGGATAGGTTACAAGTGGTGTATAGGGCGGGGATTTCAGGTTCAGAAACAGTTTTAGAAAGGTACTACATTTGCATTGGGATAAATTGGGTGAGTTCGTTAGTTCTTACAGTCTTGGATTTGATGATTATTCCACACAAGATATTGTTGACAATATTGTCTTTGGGCTGATGATAATGAATTTTGTACAAGGTGCCTACAGTGGGCAATGGCGCTGCACGTTTGAGATATACCATTTGTAATGCAAACtctaaaaaaatattgttaaagaAAGTAGAGCTGGAGTTGTAGCTAGTTGTTGATGAGTTTGCGTGGCTGAAATTCAGGACTGGAGTTCCCACTCAACCTTCTCTATAGTGTCTTTGGTATGAACCGCCCTGACAACCTTCATAAGGACATTCAGGCACTACAGGGGAAGAAGTTGTTTAGGAGGTGGTGGACTATGAGGAAGCAGGGGTGCAGGGTGACTAATGGTTACGATTATATCAGGGTAGAGTTGAATCTGGGTACTAAAGTCTTTATGATAACAGAGTTTTTGAAAGGTATGAGTTAGGTAACAGGcaatgctgtgtgttttgatagccTAATGTATAAATGTAGGACAATAAATCCAAAAGTCTGCGTTTCAATGTTCAGTTGGTCATTCATCCCTTATTTCATCTCTAGTTATATTCTGAAAGTGTGAAAAATGCCCAGATCAATCATGCTTTGAAATCCACTTAAATCACTTTCCCTTTGTAACTGGCTGAGTAAATCAGGTCAAAGGTCAGATAATGGAAAGGGCATGCTGCCTCTAATCGGAGTATTTCTAGTAACATACTGCAGCCCTAAAACCAGCTGTTGTGATAAAAACAGCTTCAGTTTATTTTTGTATGAGTGGCTTCACAGATagtttttaatttcaaatattttcgatGAACTTTATAGGCGAGATAAAAAGACAATTGTAACAGCATGCTTACTCAGGCTGTGGTCTGGTTGATAAGAAAATGTTGTCGCAGAGGAAGCTGATGCGGATACAGATGAAGCTGGTGTGGAGATGGCTGGTGTGGGCAtagctgttgctgttgttgggttATGTAATGGAAAGAGTGTTGGTGGCAGTGATGGAGCTGTGCAGAATGAGGATGTAATGGCGAGTGAAATAGAAAAGGCAGATGAGTTTGTTAGGTGCTCATAGTATGCGTCATTTCGCCTTCCAAGGGTGTACAGTCACACTGTACTTCACTTTCCACCATGTCAAGCATGCTGCTTTAATACATCGATTTGCAAAAGACTGACACTGCCAGTTTTCATGGCCAGGTGTTGATGACAGGTGTGGTTGTCGACTATCAAGAATTTTGTCAGTGGATAGGATACAATGCACCAAATCAAGCGCCTATTCAGCTCTTGAATTTTTTTAAGAATGTGCCATTCATAACACCGAGACGATATCTCTGCCATGCGGTACAGATCACGCTGCTGCTTATTTGTAcctttcctcacagcatgtcacagAGCACAGAAATTAAACTTGGCGTAGCTACATGGTCATCGATCATTTGAAGCACAGAAATAGTAGCCTGGACTGATAGGTCCAAAAATATATTAGTACATACCTAGAAAACTTGTCCCAGTTTGTTTAAAGGTATCTGTTCCATTACAGTATCGATGATAGAACGCAAGCACACCAAAGACACAATCTATTGCATTTGCCAACGGAGCACTAGTCAGGCGGGAGAAAAAGGTATTCTTGTTGGGTGATGAACTGATACTTGAAACATGTCTGACATTGTCTCGTCCCAGTGAACAATACAAGAAGTTTCTCTCCATTAATGAATGTTAACTTTACTCGTCTGCAGATACTGTTGGTGTCTTGCAGTTTGAGCAGGAAAATGTACAGCTCCATTGCTTTCAAACCAGGTCGTTGCAGCAACACGCTATGTAATAGATTAGGTCACCTGATTTCTGTCCAAATGAGCATTTGTGGAATGTCACTGACCAAGATGTGTTTGTCTTTACGGCCATCCTTTATTATGCGCAGATGCTTGTCAACAGATCATGAATTAGCTTGGCTTCCCGACCCTTTAAGTGCATCCTGATGTCCCAGCTATTTTACGTCATCATAACGAAATTGGGTACTACACGTTTCCAGGCAGGAACTTCTAATTCATTTGCTTGTGAGTGTACTGGCAGCTGATCTCACATTTACATTTCGTTTGACACGTCTTTACTCAATCACCTTGGCTTAAGATTTGGTTTTCGAGTTCACACAGGGCAGAACCATATTTACACGCTTGCAAGCCATTATTAATcagatttatttaatattttgactGAGTTTCTGCCTAAGACACTTTGGATTAAATTCAGAGAAGAGGGACCATAGTTCAAAACTAATTACACTCCATATGGTTTGATCCTATAGAACATGTTTGTATTGTTGCTTAGCTTCAACATAACTAACAGGAATATGTTACTGAAACAAAACTCGATAAATGTAAGTTACcctatataaaaatttatttttgttcaaaATACAATAATATGAGTAACAGTCTCTGTACTGAAATCAATCAAATGTTGCAGTTAATCATTATCTACTGTCACTAATGTACCACCACAGAGTGATTAAAACTTGTCACATATAAAAACATTAGTAACACATACTCTATCAGTGGTCGAAGCTAGATGAAATTTCAAGATCACTCTAAAGTTAATTTGATTCTTAATTGGATTTTTCTAACAACTACATTTGGTTAGCAAACCTGTCCACACTTTATCAGTTATCAGTTAAAATTACTTAATTGCAAACTCATTAGCTTTGTTTAGTTATGAAATCTTTATTGAGGAATTAATTATTCTTGGTACAATTATTTACTCATTGAGCATTGCAAAGCTAGCATCCTCGGCAAACACTTCTGAGCTCTAAAAACAGCAGATTGTTCTTTACTGCCTTCTAAGTACGCCAGTAGAGTGTTTGCCTCTCAGCACACATTCAACGCTATGTGTATAGATTTATTGTCGTCCAGTACATTGACAATGAGTTTCACTTCCCCTGCGCTCTTGTTCAAAGATGTTATTTTTTCCCTGAAGCACAAAAATTTAGACTTGCATGTTTTAAAAGGTGTACTGATGTGGAGGACGTGGCACTCCTACAGTTTCTCGGTAATTTTAATGACTTATCGTTGGTACACTTTCCATGTGTTTCGATTTTTGCAGAAGTTAATACGTTATTTTGACCAATCCTtgtgtataaatacaaaaatttagagATAGTTACAGTATTATCCACACAAACAAAACTACCTGTACCTTTGTGCTGAAGCCAAACATTTGCATATCTCCACCATGATCTCCAGATCATTGCGTAATGCCATTTCCCAACCAGCCGTGTCCATCACATCGAAGATTTGCTTCCTGATGAAATCAACACAAGCTGCCTTGAGCGCGGCGCAGGAGTGTTTTGTTGCGACCACAACCAGGGACACTGCGTTGTTAACAGAGATTTGGTCTGCCAACTGCTCTTCACAGTATTTCTTTAGAACACAAAGCTCATAGTTGTCGGCCAGCACTAGGAGATTGTCACTGACGCTTTCTGGATATGGCAGTTGATCACTGTACATGTAGAGGAGGGCTTCGCCCAGCTCCTTATGTGGTGCTCCATCCATCTGCAGGGTACCATTCGGGGTGTCTTTGAGCTTCTCAGCCAAGACAGGGCTGCGTGCTGCCAGCACTGCCCTATGGGCCACCAGTGACACCCCGCCAACCATGAGTGTCACGTCACTGCTGTCAGCAGACTCCAGCAGTGCCACCAGGTCGCCTGCCAGGTCACCCCTACCCTCTTCCGTCTTTTCTGGTGTTTCATTCTTGCTGAAAAGAAGAATTGTGGTATTTAAAAGAACAGCTACTAAGTTTGCACCAACCACAGCAGCTATATCTAACACCTGcacaaaaaattaaacaataatgaacTGGCAAGGGAATCTTAATGGAATCGATGAacataacaattttgtattttaattattgatcatataaaaataaattaaattattcgaAATGCCTTATTATTAAATGAAGAAATTCTATACATATATCAGTAATACTGTTGAATACCTAGAAATAAGaaggtgttttttttatatttcaaactttttttaaaaaattaactgaTAGCATTTTAATATGttaagtaaataagatgaaaaaatAATGTTAGTTACCAGTTGCATTCAATGAAACAtttgtaatttaaataaaaatggaaaacgtTGCTACTAAAACACTTGAACAAATGACTGTGATTATGAGACTACTAAGCCAAACAGAGAGCTACAAGTAACAAAACTAATGTACCTGAAATGTTTTATACTTAACAGCAATTGGAAATCTTCTAATCTCCAAAGGCAATTTTTTCGTTGTTATTGTTCTTACTGCTCTACTAAATTTAGGTTCCTTGTGAGGTAATATTCAATTAACACAATTTCAGTAGGGTTACACTATGAGATAAGGTTCAGCACGCAACACTGTCCAAAATTTATAGTTAACAACTTTCTTCAATCAAAGAAATATATCGAATAGGAAAAAAATAGCAAGACTGGAATTTTGCTTATCAAACCATAACAGAATTCCAAGTGCATCTTTATAGAACTTGCCTATCACAGCCTGTGAAATCTCGTGAAATGTGGCTCATCTGCCACATTGTAAATTGATTCATTCCTGCAAAAGCTCTATGTACTTTTTATACTCTTATGAACAAttccataattgtttttattaatatGTTGATTGGTATTATTTTGCATATTACGTATCTGCCATATTCTAACTTTCAGTTCTGCCAGCCCTCTAATTAGGGATTATATTTTCTAGACCTGGTAACCTGTCACTGCTTCTGATATGATACTGAACTGTTCCAGGGACTTACAATTACATGAAAATGAAAACGAGTTAAGAATCGAAAGGTGTGAATCAAGCAGTTATCTGCATTAGTGAATGATGGACTGCCATACAATATGTATCAGCATCAACAGTAAAAATCATGAATTGTCTCCTTGTAATCTaagaaaagataaaaattttaaatatttattttgtatctcACTTCTTCATCTGAATTAAGTCTTTACTATAAGTAAATTTATTAGTACAAACAGGCCTGTAGTATCAACATGTTACAGAATCATACCCATAACACTGTAATTGTGGCATTCTGGGGGTACTGTAAAAATATTTAAATGGTATAGGGGTTTGTTACGTTGGTTATCAGCCTCTTCTTTAGTTTTAGCGATTagtgtaaataaatttattttgtcattttgctGATATAGAACTCAGTTTTATCACAAAGAACTCTTTTTTATACTAATTCACAATTAGAAATGAAGTTTATGTGTAGCTGAGAACAGCTGTAAGCTTAAAGGACATAGTATTTTACATTCGATGGAGAAGTGGAAATATCCTTAGGTTTGCCCCAGCGAAGTGTTGTGGGATTCATATCATATATTAATCACCtgacaaataacattaatagtgttcttaaatattttacaaatgaggCAGTTAATTGTagcaaagtactgtctgaaaagaacTGCACAAATACAGGGTGAAACGCCTAGAACTAAAAGGAATGTCTATTGAGGTGCTTTTatcacagaatgaattggtagcTGGGCACTCATGTTGTTAGTCAATCTACAgctttgtaataatacttagaaattatatttttatacaaatgtacatttttaatggaacaatgcctgttgacactaacaaactgaaagtagggtaaattagaatgtcagtggcgtttattgcaggattttagtgcgagtcgtttacaagaCATCGTATTTTGGAAACATTCCACACTGACACTTctgcaatacctgtggtagcacacaccaaCGAACAACACAGCTGCATGCACTAGTTACGTGGTTTCTGGCCGGTAacaagacaactgaccatcaccggTTGTGTTCAGAATGACCACTGACAGCAGCAATACACGCTTCCTGTCTGGCAAGGAACGACTCTTGCACACATGCTGGCATTTCAGCAGATATGTCCGAGCGGGCGgcagtaatatgtcgttgcatatcatcagcTGAAGTTGCTATGTTCTTTTAGGCGACGTCtctcaacttttcccacagaaagaagactAAAAGCGTTAAATCCAGGGaatgggccggccaaggtacaggtgctctatgtccaatccaacgatttggaaacaattcgtgcaaTTCGTGAAGACGTGCGGTTTTACTTCGTGCACTGTGCGGTGGGCAGCCATCATAGTGGTGCCATAAGTTTCATCTACTCTGCAGAGGAACTTCTTTTCGCATCCGTTTCACTCCATGGATGTTGACGTGCCACCTGACAGGAACTGACGGGAggtcaatagtgcatgtttcgggggTTTACATGGCCCCGATTGGTACATTTGGCTTCGTCATTAAATAAgacacatgatacatctggagtgtcATGTCTTAATGCCCTTATACAGAAGTtatcacgattctcataatcgtttccatacagatcttgatggagagagatgtgatacggACAGAACCTTTGTCGATGGaaaatgcataggacacttgcctgactcatacaacttcctcgtgcgattgcatgGGAGCTAACGCACAGCAAGAAcattagtttctcactgttctgtctttacttgtttcattctgttacgttgtgtaggtgttgtccgcccctggtagctgaatggacaGGGTGACGAATTGTCAGTCCTCTAGGCCCGGGtcagattcctggctgggtcgggggattttctccgctcagggactgggtgttgtgctgtcatcatcatcatcctatcatcctcaccgactgcaggtcaccgaagtggcgacaaattgaacggtctgcccgacgggggaggGGAGGGCTAGCCATGCGATTAGATAAATAAAGTATAGGTGTTGGTCTACCACTTACACATAACTGGCTGAAGAGGtttataaataattgccgagatggttaacGTTTATTGGGGTACCTTGCGGCACATGCCAGAACTGCGTCCTTCCTGCACACCATCAGCTTGTCCGCTTTTTCTGTATTCGTAAATTCCATCATCTACTCACGATCTAAACTTGGACTGCCACacgctaactgactagcaagtcgcaatgcattcAAGGCACACACAAGTACAGTGTAAGTAAACACAACAACATCGTACCCAGCAATTATGCACGTTGCATGGCACACACGAGTGTCGGTgtaaaaacttttcaaaatacgatatctcctaAAAGATtcgcactagaatcttgcaacaaacgtCACTGACATTTTAAGTTATccttcttttagtctgttaatctcaatagacattgttccattaaaaaagtgtatgtctgcacaaaatggaaatgagcgtatggcattgttggccgggaggccccatgagggggagttcggccgccgtattgcaagtcctttttagttgacgccacttcgccgacttgcgggtcaatgatgatgaaaatgatggtaatagacacacaacacccagtcccctgtcgggaatcgatcccgggacccctgCGTAATaagcggaaacgctaccgctacgctatttttttaaaatttcattttgttaactttcgttcgttgcattggctcggggcggacgccgtaagacatccgtttcagttcgttgttgatcggtgcactcagttttttattacagagggcagctaaccctctgaccgaacacgctgagctaccgtgccggcgctgcGGAGGCAAACTATGTCTGCACAAAAATTCACTTTCTACGTATTATTAAAATATgtggattggctaacaatacgagcccctgacaacCAATCCCTTTTGTGAAACCAGCACATCGATAGCACTTACCATTTTCGTAGCATTTACAGTGCCTGTTTTAggtaattcaccctgtatatagtcagATTTCAAAGCGCAACAAATACagtcaacatttttttaaatattaacaaatgtaaaattgtgcaccagAAAAGGTTTTTCTTATGACTAAAACATCACTGAGTAGGAATCATTCAACCAATCATACGATACCCCTAACAAGGCACCCCTTAAGTGCATGGTCGAAATGGCTAATTACGTGTACAATATTCGGCGCCTAGAATATTGTCTACCGTTCACCCGCAATATTGGCTGCTTATCGTACAGGGGCCggtactggaggtatccaatggtgggcATAGCATGAGTACAGAGCGTAGCTGAACTGTTTAGTCGCCGagtaactaaaatggttcaaatgactctaagcactatgggacttaacatctgaggtcatcagtcccctagacttagaactacttaaacctaactaacctaaggacatcacacacatccatgcccgaggcaggattcgaacctgcgaccgtagcagccgcgtggctttaaactgaagcgcctagaaccgctcgaccacagcggccggcctccgaGTAACTCACAACATTGCTAAGGCGctagtgatgttgatacaaagcagagtaatGGCAACGAtacacaaagcaaacattgcactttgtctacaacaacagttgccgaagttgacatttcgtcagaaaggaacccacgGAATtttacagagtgagaaagaagtggcagatggaatgttagcgtttctgcaagatgagtcagtggcttgtgtggtgtcgtatatgctCGAATGTGCGGACAACGTACATGAGGCGTATAATTATGACAATACGTGCTTAAAAAGTGAAAGTGATGTTGAAACATGTCGAGCTATGTAGTTCATCattcttgtcggacagggagccacaaatcctgtctaCAGTAGAACGTAGTAAACGccagtcgttgtccaaggagcgggtactaagcaTAATTACTAACATGGAAGAGCAtccacagtattatgaaaagatttAGAATAAGGCTACAGCAATATGATCTTGTAGTGCATGAGAAAAACTACGGATAGTCAAGGGAGGACaaagcgcacttgttacaaaaactggtgcttGCGCGTTTCAAGAATTCTTAATGCAATTAACAGGATGTGCAttgagcctagtttacacgacgacattgggttgcgccactcgttgagtggaatgagttgcacgcaagtggtttcatatatgactctacacacggcgacaccagtatacacttcagcttcgtcgttttgtgggtccctgagtcgtgtctgaaatgaaagttttggcagctgcacgttgcacgagttgtgatggagttaaagcttgtttcgtggaatcgctgcataagaaaaaagtaagaaacgtgtttcgattcgtgactggatggagaaaagacgtcagctcggttccTCAGtaaccttgctgaaataatttataacggaagatccaagaagttcttttaattatcttagaatgtcaccagaactgttcacgtttcttctaaatagagttaattatgtgataaggaataaaggtactgtaatggatgaagcactgtcaccagaactgaagttacatatcatattgcgtgcaatacaatcgagaacactcggcatgttaTAAGacacggttttagttggtgattacgctatttcattaacaccaataattattaatattaacagtcataattattaacattaacagtcataattattaacatttagcaacaataattactcgaagcaggccgcattaggAAGAGAatagtttgcaaactactctcttgaagacagaTCTTTACagcggcaatatttcaaaattcaaacatatgtgaatgggcagcactgcagcgacgttttaaatagatgaatatggaataaagaatgcagcttcttgaattgtatagccttccctcctgtcaacaatattccttaacaaagaaccgagcgaggtggcgcagtggttagcacactggactcgcattcgggaggacgacggttcaatcccgtctccagccatcctgattta is from Schistocerca cancellata isolate TAMUIC-IGC-003103 chromosome 6, iqSchCanc2.1, whole genome shotgun sequence and encodes:
- the LOC126190744 gene encoding speckle-type POZ protein-like — translated: MEKNRRWTLSADLGALLSSGKAADITIMADGVWLPAHRAVLAARSPVFAAMFRHDVLEASEGSVNIADINQEVLQQLLQFMYTDEAPLLECVAPELLAAADKYGVTRLKQQCEQQVIMDLCVENAAASAVLAMVYSCAKLKAAAISFINSHYQEVMATDGWASAMREHTEDTVEICRLLRDATRLESESKNETPEKTEEGRGDLAGDLVALLESADSSDVTLMVGGVSLVAHRAVLAARSPVLAEKLKDTPNGTLQMDGAPHKELGEALLYMYSDQLPYPESVSDNLLVLADNYELCVLKKYCEEQLADQISVNNAVSLVVVATKHSCAALKAACVDFIRKQIFDVMDTAGWEMALRNDLEIMVEICKCLASAQRYR